In one Saccharibacillus brassicae genomic region, the following are encoded:
- a CDS encoding glycoside hydrolase family 53 protein → MRKKEFIMGMDLSFMDEIEQGGGRYYDAEGEERELLELLAASGVNAARLRIWNDPAGGFCNLERTVAVARRIKRQGLDFLLDFHYSDKWADPANQWKPAAWETLSYEELGQAVHDYTADVLEALKQADALPDTVQVGNEITPGLLWNEGRVDGEGFDTDEQWSRFAGLVKRGIEAVRAASPDIAVMIHIDRGGDNASSRKFFDRFAELGVDYDVIGQSFYPWWHGTLEDLRLNLHDLAHRYGKPINVVETAYPWTLEEPAGSKWVMNGREGLLPLPEYPASVDGQRRYLDKLIQIVREVPGGLGEGFYYWEPAWIPSQPEWSVGHPNNWANLTMFDFGGRMLDSFAALSPSLADRAKR, encoded by the coding sequence ATGCGCAAAAAAGAATTTATCATGGGAATGGATCTTTCTTTTATGGACGAAATCGAGCAGGGCGGCGGACGTTATTACGATGCCGAGGGCGAGGAACGCGAGCTGCTCGAACTGCTGGCGGCAAGCGGCGTCAACGCCGCGCGGCTGCGCATCTGGAACGATCCGGCAGGCGGCTTCTGCAATCTCGAACGCACGGTCGCCGTGGCCCGGCGGATCAAGCGGCAGGGACTGGACTTTCTGCTCGATTTCCATTATTCCGACAAATGGGCCGATCCGGCGAACCAGTGGAAACCGGCAGCGTGGGAAACGCTCTCGTATGAAGAATTGGGGCAGGCGGTCCACGATTATACGGCGGACGTGCTGGAGGCGCTCAAGCAGGCCGACGCCCTGCCGGATACGGTGCAGGTCGGCAACGAGATTACGCCGGGCCTGCTGTGGAACGAAGGGCGGGTCGACGGCGAAGGCTTCGATACCGACGAGCAGTGGAGCCGGTTCGCCGGACTGGTCAAGCGCGGCATCGAAGCGGTGCGCGCGGCAAGCCCGGATATCGCGGTCATGATCCATATCGACCGGGGCGGCGATAACGCTTCCAGCCGCAAGTTCTTCGACCGGTTCGCGGAACTCGGCGTCGATTACGATGTGATCGGCCAATCGTTCTATCCGTGGTGGCATGGCACGCTTGAAGACCTGCGGCTCAACCTGCACGACCTCGCCCATCGTTACGGCAAGCCGATCAACGTGGTGGAGACCGCTTACCCGTGGACGCTGGAAGAACCGGCCGGCTCGAAATGGGTCATGAACGGCCGGGAAGGGCTGCTTCCGCTGCCGGAATATCCGGCTTCGGTCGACGGGCAGCGGCGTTATCTGGACAAACTGATACAGATCGTGCGCGAAGTGCCGGGCGGATTGGGCGAAGGGTTCTACTATTGGGAGCCGGCCTGGATTCCGTCGCAGCCGGAGTGGTCGGTCGGCCATCCGAACAACTGGGCCAATCTGACGATGTTCGATTTCGGCGGCAGGAT